From the genome of Xiphophorus couchianus chromosome 6, X_couchianus-1.0, whole genome shotgun sequence, one region includes:
- the usp33 gene encoding ubiquitin carboxyl-terminal hydrolase 33 isoform X2: MPPASSCDCPHLDCVGEITKEELIQKSNGHCQDCKVRGPNLWACLENGCAYVGCGESHSDHSTVHSQETRHNLTVNLTTLRVWCYACGKEVFLERKLGPHSPNAIVEPLPLPQNDVQDNSKAPGSPSSLKLPSHVGYEDLDMETEEEDNLRARGLTGLKNIGNTCYMNAALQALSNCPPLTQFFLECGGLVKTDKKPALCKSYQKLVSDLWHKNRPSYVVPTNLFQGIKAINPMFRGYSQQDSQEFLRCLMDQLHEELKESVPEPSDLSTSIAMDDSPEEDNHSQSDNDFQSCESCGSSERADNEVQGGSIVMDNTNEAEMLIPEQDEIQANREWQKEKNMINDLYRSGFNGVMGGNNGDIDKDVDTTTETMPIISSQGALKVQGRTSDFFSDIQMSNITRPQSPVATEGHIPKISSSPPKATSGWLSLNPSHKKAVTTFSPLKNKRQRKYRSVISDVFDGTIVSSVQCLTCDRVSVTLENFQDISLPIPGKEDLAKLHSASHQTSLVKAGSCGEAYAAQGWIAFVMEYIRSWFWGPVVTLQDCLAAFFARDELKGDNMYSCEKCKKLRNGVKFCKMQNLPEILCIHLKRFRHELMYSTKIGTHVSFPLEGLDLQPFLAKDSSAQTTSYDLLSVICHHGTASSGHYIAYCRNSVNNLWYEFDDQSVTEVPELCVQNAEAYVLFYKKSSEDAVKERRRVSGLLSMMEPSLLQFYVSRQWLNKFKTFAEPGPISNDDFLCVHGGVPPNKSSYIDDLVVMLPQNVWDHLYSRYGGGPAVNHLYVCHTCQIEIEKLEKRLKSELDLFVRILQDRLIIPK, encoded by the exons GAGACGAGGCACAACCTGACTGTGAATCTGACGACGCTTCGAGTTTGGTGCTACGCTTGTGGCAAAGAGGTTTTCCTGGAGCGTAAATTAGGTCCTCACTCTCCAAACGCCATCGTCGAACCTCTTCCCTTACCGCAGAATGACGTTCAG GATAACAGTAAGGCCCCTGGGAGCCCAAGTTCGCTGAAGCTGCCCTCTCATGTTGGTTACGAAGACTTGGACATGGAGACAGAAGAGGAGGACAACCTGAGGGCCAGAG GTCTGACGGGGTTGAAGAACATTGGCAACACCTGCTACATGAACGCTGCCCTCCAAGCCCTTTCCAACTG CCCGCCTTTGACACAGTTTTTTCTTGAATGCGGTGGTTTGGTAAAAACGGACAAGAAGCCTGCTCTCTGTAAAAGCTACCAGAAGCTGGTGTCAGACCTGTGGCACAAGAACAG ACCCTCCTATGTCGTTCCAACTAACTTGTTCCAGGGGATCAAAGCCATAAACCCGATGTTTAGAGGGTATTCTCAGCAG GATTCCCAGGAATTTCTGCGCTGCTTGATGGATCAACTTCACGAGGAGCTGAAAGAGTCTGTGCCAGAGCCCTCCGACCTTTCCACCAGCATCGCCATGGACGACAGCCCCGAGGAGGACAACCACAGCCAGTCGGACAACGACTTCCAGTCCTGCGAGTCCTGCGGCAGCAGCGAGAGGGCCGACAATGAGGTGCAGGGTGGCAGCATCGTCATGGACAACACCAACGAGGCAGAGATGCTGATTCCTGAGCAGGATGAGATCCAGGCCAACAGGGAGTGGCAGAAGGAGAAGAACATGATTAATGATCTGTATCGCTCTGGGTTTAACGGCGTTATGGGGGGAAACAACGGAGACATCGACAAAGACGTTGACACCACCACGGAGACCATGCCTATTATCAGCAGCCAAGGAGCCCTCAAGGTTCAAGGCAGAACATCAG aTTTCTTTTCGGATATCCAAATGTCCAACATCACACGACCACAAAGTCCAGTCGCTACAGAAGGACATATTCCCAAAATATCCAGCAGTCCTCCCAAAGCTACCTCCGGATGGCTGAGCTTAAACCCTTCACACAAGAAAG CGGTCACCACATTCTCCCCGCTGAAGAACAAGCGACAGAGGAAATACCGCAGCGTCATTTCAGACGTCTTCGATGGGACCATTGTCAGTTCAGTTCAGTGCCTCACCTGTGATCGG GTATCTGTGACCTTGGAGAACTTCCAGGATATCTCGTTGCCCATCCCGGGGAAGGAGGACCTGGCCAAGCTCCACTCAGCGTCCCACCAGACCTCCCTGGTGAAAGCCGGGTCCTGCGGGGAAGCTTATGCAGCTCAGGGCTGGATAGCGTTTGTCATGGAGTACATCAGAAg CTGGTTCTGGGGTCCAGTGGTTACACTACAAGACTGCCTTGCTGCTTTCTTTGCTAGAGATGAACTAAAGG GAGACAACATGTATagctgtgaaaaatgtaaaaa GTTAAGAAACGGAGTGAAATTCTGTAAGATGCAGAATTTACCAGAG ATCCTCTGCATTCACCTGAAGCGCTTCAGACACGAGCTGATGTACTCCACTAAGATAGGCACGCACGTCTCATTCCCGCTCGAAGGCTTGGACCTGCAGCCGTTCCTGGCCAAAGACAGCTCAGCCCAGACCACCAGCTATGACCTGCTGTCCGTCATCTGTCACCACGGCACTGCCAGCA GTGGCCACTACATAGCGTACTGCAGGAACAGTGTGAATAATCTGTGGTATGAATTTGACGACCAAAGTGTGACGGAGGTGCCTGAGTTGTGCGTCCAGAATGCAGAagcttatgttttgttttataa AAAGAGCAGCGAGGACGCAGTGAAAGAGCGTAGGAGGGTGTCGGGGTTGTTGAGCATGATGGAGCCCAGCCTTCTGCAGTTCTATGTCTCCAGGCAGTGGCTCAACAAATTCAAGACCTTTGCAGAGCCGGGCCCCATTTCCAATGATGACTTCCTTTGTGTGCATGGAG GCGTGCCACCCAACAAATCGTCGTACATTGACGATCTGGTGGTGATGCTGCCCCAGAATGTGTGGGACCACCTTTACAGCAG GTACGGAGGGGGCCCTGCTGTCAACCACCTGTACGTTTGCCACACATGCCAGATCGAGATAGAAAAACTGGAAAAGCGGCTCAAATCGGAGCTGGACCTATTTGTCCGG aTCCTCCAGGACCGATTGATAATTCCAAAATAG
- the usp33 gene encoding ubiquitin carboxyl-terminal hydrolase 33 isoform X1, translating into MPPASSCDCPHLDCVGEITKEELIQKSNGHCQDCKVRGPNLWACLENGCAYVGCGESHSDHSTVHSQETRHNLTVNLTTLRVWCYACGKEVFLERKLGPHSPNAIVEPLPLPQNDVQDNSKAPGSPSSLKLPSHVGYEDLDMETEEEDNLRARGLTGLKNIGNTCYMNAALQALSNCPPLTQFFLECGGLVKTDKKPALCKSYQKLVSDLWHKNRPSYVVPTNLFQGIKAINPMFRGYSQQDSQEFLRCLMDQLHEELKESVPEPSDLSTSIAMDDSPEEDNHSQSDNDFQSCESCGSSERADNEVQGGSIVMDNTNEAEMLIPEQDEIQANREWQKEKNMINDLYRSGFNGVMGGNNGDIDKDVDTTTETMPIISSQGALKVQGRTSDFFSDIQMSNITRPQSPVATEGHIPKISSSPPKATSGWLSLNPSHKKAVTTFSPLKNKRQRKYRSVISDVFDGTIVSSVQCLTCDRVSVTLENFQDISLPIPGKEDLAKLHSASHQTSLVKAGSCGEAYAAQGWIAFVMEYIRSWFWGPVVTLQDCLAAFFARDELKGDNMYSCEKCKKLRNGVKFCKMQNLPEILCIHLKRFRHELMYSTKIGTHVSFPLEGLDLQPFLAKDSSAQTTSYDLLSVICHHGTASSGHYIAYCRNSVNNLWYEFDDQSVTEVPELCVQNAEAYVLFYKKSSEDAVKERRRVSGLLSMMEPSLLQFYVSRQWLNKFKTFAEPGPISNDDFLCVHGGVPPNKSSYIDDLVVMLPQNVWDHLYSRYGGGPAVNHLYVCHTCQIEIEKLEKRLKSELDLFVRLNKAFQEEESPVVIYCISMQWFREWEGFVKGKDNDPPGPIDNSKIAVNKNGHFILKQGADSGQISEETWNFLHSIYGGGPLVMVRPSVSHQEAESSQSEEKIEVETRSV; encoded by the exons GAGACGAGGCACAACCTGACTGTGAATCTGACGACGCTTCGAGTTTGGTGCTACGCTTGTGGCAAAGAGGTTTTCCTGGAGCGTAAATTAGGTCCTCACTCTCCAAACGCCATCGTCGAACCTCTTCCCTTACCGCAGAATGACGTTCAG GATAACAGTAAGGCCCCTGGGAGCCCAAGTTCGCTGAAGCTGCCCTCTCATGTTGGTTACGAAGACTTGGACATGGAGACAGAAGAGGAGGACAACCTGAGGGCCAGAG GTCTGACGGGGTTGAAGAACATTGGCAACACCTGCTACATGAACGCTGCCCTCCAAGCCCTTTCCAACTG CCCGCCTTTGACACAGTTTTTTCTTGAATGCGGTGGTTTGGTAAAAACGGACAAGAAGCCTGCTCTCTGTAAAAGCTACCAGAAGCTGGTGTCAGACCTGTGGCACAAGAACAG ACCCTCCTATGTCGTTCCAACTAACTTGTTCCAGGGGATCAAAGCCATAAACCCGATGTTTAGAGGGTATTCTCAGCAG GATTCCCAGGAATTTCTGCGCTGCTTGATGGATCAACTTCACGAGGAGCTGAAAGAGTCTGTGCCAGAGCCCTCCGACCTTTCCACCAGCATCGCCATGGACGACAGCCCCGAGGAGGACAACCACAGCCAGTCGGACAACGACTTCCAGTCCTGCGAGTCCTGCGGCAGCAGCGAGAGGGCCGACAATGAGGTGCAGGGTGGCAGCATCGTCATGGACAACACCAACGAGGCAGAGATGCTGATTCCTGAGCAGGATGAGATCCAGGCCAACAGGGAGTGGCAGAAGGAGAAGAACATGATTAATGATCTGTATCGCTCTGGGTTTAACGGCGTTATGGGGGGAAACAACGGAGACATCGACAAAGACGTTGACACCACCACGGAGACCATGCCTATTATCAGCAGCCAAGGAGCCCTCAAGGTTCAAGGCAGAACATCAG aTTTCTTTTCGGATATCCAAATGTCCAACATCACACGACCACAAAGTCCAGTCGCTACAGAAGGACATATTCCCAAAATATCCAGCAGTCCTCCCAAAGCTACCTCCGGATGGCTGAGCTTAAACCCTTCACACAAGAAAG CGGTCACCACATTCTCCCCGCTGAAGAACAAGCGACAGAGGAAATACCGCAGCGTCATTTCAGACGTCTTCGATGGGACCATTGTCAGTTCAGTTCAGTGCCTCACCTGTGATCGG GTATCTGTGACCTTGGAGAACTTCCAGGATATCTCGTTGCCCATCCCGGGGAAGGAGGACCTGGCCAAGCTCCACTCAGCGTCCCACCAGACCTCCCTGGTGAAAGCCGGGTCCTGCGGGGAAGCTTATGCAGCTCAGGGCTGGATAGCGTTTGTCATGGAGTACATCAGAAg CTGGTTCTGGGGTCCAGTGGTTACACTACAAGACTGCCTTGCTGCTTTCTTTGCTAGAGATGAACTAAAGG GAGACAACATGTATagctgtgaaaaatgtaaaaa GTTAAGAAACGGAGTGAAATTCTGTAAGATGCAGAATTTACCAGAG ATCCTCTGCATTCACCTGAAGCGCTTCAGACACGAGCTGATGTACTCCACTAAGATAGGCACGCACGTCTCATTCCCGCTCGAAGGCTTGGACCTGCAGCCGTTCCTGGCCAAAGACAGCTCAGCCCAGACCACCAGCTATGACCTGCTGTCCGTCATCTGTCACCACGGCACTGCCAGCA GTGGCCACTACATAGCGTACTGCAGGAACAGTGTGAATAATCTGTGGTATGAATTTGACGACCAAAGTGTGACGGAGGTGCCTGAGTTGTGCGTCCAGAATGCAGAagcttatgttttgttttataa AAAGAGCAGCGAGGACGCAGTGAAAGAGCGTAGGAGGGTGTCGGGGTTGTTGAGCATGATGGAGCCCAGCCTTCTGCAGTTCTATGTCTCCAGGCAGTGGCTCAACAAATTCAAGACCTTTGCAGAGCCGGGCCCCATTTCCAATGATGACTTCCTTTGTGTGCATGGAG GCGTGCCACCCAACAAATCGTCGTACATTGACGATCTGGTGGTGATGCTGCCCCAGAATGTGTGGGACCACCTTTACAGCAG GTACGGAGGGGGCCCTGCTGTCAACCACCTGTACGTTTGCCACACATGCCAGATCGAGATAGAAAAACTGGAAAAGCGGCTCAAATCGGAGCTGGACCTATTTGTCCGG CTCAACAAGGCGTTCCAGGAGGAGGAGTCTCCGGTGGTCATATACTGCATCAGCATGCAGTGGTTTCGTGAGTGGGAGGGCTTTGTCAAAGGAAAAGacaatg aTCCTCCAGGACCGATTGATAATTCCAAAATAGCTGTTAACAAGAACGGACATTTTATCCTCAAACAAG GAGCCGACTCCGGTCAGATCTCTGAAGAGACGTGGAACTTTCTCCACTCCATCTACGGCGGCGGACCTCTGGTGATGGTCCGACCAAGCGTCAGCCACCAAGAAGCTGAATCCTCGCAGTCAGAAGAGAAAATCGAGGTGGAGACGCGCTCAGTTTAA